ATAAGCAGCTCCGCAAACAATATTCCCTTCTTCCTTAAAGTCAATATGATCAAAAAATCTCCCGAGCTTGATAATGACAATGTTTTCATTCATGTCGTTTATCAATGAATTGGAACCCCCGCCAATAATAAAATATCTGATATTATTATTAATAATAAAAGCGATGATATTTTTTAAGGCTTCATTATTTTCAGCAATTACAAGCGTTCCGACTGTGGAATTAACTCTGAAATTTATCAATCTTCTCATATCGGCATCATGATATATTTTCAGGTTTTTTATTCCGCTGCTGTCTATTATTTCCCTTATTTTGCAATCCCCGGGCATGATCTGATTAATTCTCCAATAAGCCGTCAGAAACTCTTGTTATATCTCCTGCTCCCATAATGAGAATAAGGTTATCGCTTTTTATTTCCTGTTTAAGATAATCTACAATATCATTCATTTTGGGAAGATAAACAAGCTTTCTGTTGAAATCATTTTTAGAAAGGTAATCTATAAGTAATTTTCCGGAAACACCGGGTACAGGATTTTCGCCTGAAGCATATACTTCCGTTACTATAAGTGTATCTGTTTTCTCAAAACAATGGTCAAATTTATCAAGAATAGCCTTGAGACGGGAATATCTGTGGGGCTGAAAAACAGTAATTATTTTTTCTTTTAAAAGACTTTCCGCAGCTTCCAGGGTTGCTTTTATCTCGGTAGGATGATGTGCGTAGTCATCGACAATGACTGAATTATTAAAGCTGCCTCTTATCTGAAACCTTCTCCTTACCCCCGTAAAGCTTTCAATTATTTTTATGCACTCCTCAATATCAAGTTTAAGCAGATAAGCGCAGGAAAGACTTGCAAGACAGTTTTTTACATTATGAATTCCCGGAATTTTAAGTTTTACATCATAATTTTTTTTATTTATCCTTATTTTAAAACTCATTCCCGAACCGGAAGGTTTTATATCATATGCAATAATATCATTTTTTTCTGTAAGCCCGAATCTGAATATTTTCCTGCCTGTTTTAAGGCCTTCAAGCGTAACTTCGCTTATATCATCCCCGTTTATTATTATGAATCCGTTTTCTTTTGTATTATTTAAAAAACTTACAAAACTTCTCCTGATTTCTTCATAATTTTTATAAAAATCAAGATGATCTTCCTCGATATTTGTAACCACGCTTACAAACGGATTATATTTGAGAAAGGATCCGTCGCTTTCACAGGCTTCGGCAATTATATATTCCCCTTCTCCAAAACTTGCATTTGTTCCAAGCTCATTAAGCTCTCCGCCAAT
This window of the Actinomycetota bacterium genome carries:
- the murC gene encoding UDP-N-acetylmuramate--L-alanine ligase; this translates as MISDLNNFGRHKSFFFVGIGGAGMSAVAIVLKGMGFRVAGSDLKESGYTQNLKKKGIQVFIGHNSKNITGFDALIISAAIRSENTEYRSARNSGIPIYSRSDALAWILNQKKGIAVAGTHGKTTTTSMISFIFRQARLDPTIIIGGELNELGTNASFGEGEYIIAEACESDGSFLKYNPFVSVVTNIEEDHLDFYKNYEEIRRSFVSFLNNTKENGFIIINGDDISEVTLEGLKTGRKIFRFGLTEKNDIIAYDIKPSGSGMSFKIRINKKNYDVKLKIPGIHNVKNCLASLSCAYLLKLDIEECIKIIESFTGVRRRFQIRGSFNNSVIVDDYAHHPTEIKATLEAAESLLKEKIITVFQPHRYSRLKAILDKFDHCFEKTDTLIVTEVYASGENPVPGVSGKLLIDYLSKNDFNRKLVYLPKMNDIVDYLKQEIKSDNLILIMGAGDITRVSDGLLEN